A genomic region of Longimicrobiales bacterium contains the following coding sequences:
- a CDS encoding serine/threonine-protein kinase, with amino-acid sequence MIPDSPERWEAIDALFAEALDRPEGERSEFIAEACAGDPELLEAVRSLLANEAAAARMIGESVTDAAADLLASLSDEADAEDAAAEAGMIGDRIGPYRVVAELGRGGMGVVYLAERADGEYDKRVALKLVKRGMDTDEILQRFHMERRILASLEHPNIAALYDGGATDDGRPYLVMEPVEGERITSYCDARRLTVAARLDLFRSVCAAVQYAHQKLVVHRDIKPSNILVTAGGTPKLLDFGIARLLDDEPGGPRRTRTRMRMLTPDYASPEQMRGEPVTTASDVHALGAVLYEMLTGGRPYPNRSSVSTEEPGTEQPIRRPSGAVAADTDAESVAAARGTHPMQLRRTLKGDLDTIILKALEPDPGLRYQSARELIEDLDRFREGLPVTARTAGPTYRAGKFVRRHRLGLAAAAVVVLSLVSGLGAALWQAQRADAERARAERERAVAEEQRDAAEEVAAFLEGMFAAANPFSIQPGRLDTMRIGTLLDRGASRIGTEFTDRPLIRARMQGVLGRAYRSLGMYDQAEPLLTQSLETYRTVSGTGPDAANAMNALGNLYLDLERAAEAENLHREALSMRRQLLGSDHIDVAQSLNNLAAALQNAGRLDDAEPLYDELLALHRRLDPPDSAAFADVLNTRMALAYRKDDFDTALPLAREILDINRALFGTEHPRVTQSMNNLGQLLSRTGDLEGAEALMRESLEMNRTMLGGTHPNIAAGAANLAGVLFRLDRAEEAEPLYLEAIAMNRQVLGDRHPGLAVSLTSYADLLIARGELEEAERLQREALAINRAAFGATHITVGIVTARLAENLCLQGRTAAGQGLFRDALASLRASVPETHSAVRSAQEAMGRCALESLP; translated from the coding sequence ATGATCCCCGATTCGCCGGAGCGGTGGGAAGCGATCGATGCACTCTTCGCCGAGGCCCTGGACCGGCCGGAGGGGGAGCGGTCGGAGTTCATCGCGGAGGCGTGCGCCGGTGATCCGGAGCTGCTCGAGGCCGTCCGGTCGCTGCTGGCGAACGAGGCAGCGGCGGCACGCATGATCGGCGAATCCGTCACGGACGCGGCCGCGGATCTGCTCGCGTCGCTGTCGGATGAAGCGGACGCGGAGGACGCGGCGGCCGAGGCTGGAATGATAGGCGACCGCATAGGGCCATACCGGGTGGTGGCGGAGCTCGGGCGCGGCGGCATGGGTGTGGTGTATCTCGCGGAACGCGCGGATGGCGAGTATGACAAGCGCGTGGCGCTCAAGCTGGTCAAGCGCGGGATGGACACCGACGAGATCCTGCAGCGGTTCCACATGGAGCGGCGGATCCTCGCATCGCTCGAGCATCCGAATATCGCTGCGCTCTACGATGGCGGTGCCACGGACGATGGGCGGCCCTATCTGGTGATGGAGCCCGTCGAGGGTGAACGGATCACGAGTTACTGCGACGCTCGCCGTCTGACCGTTGCGGCGCGACTGGATCTCTTCCGGTCCGTCTGCGCGGCCGTACAGTACGCGCATCAGAAACTGGTCGTCCACCGCGACATCAAGCCATCGAACATCCTGGTTACGGCGGGCGGCACACCGAAGCTGCTCGACTTCGGCATCGCCAGGCTGCTGGACGACGAGCCCGGCGGGCCGCGGCGAACGCGTACGCGCATGCGCATGCTGACGCCGGATTACGCGTCGCCCGAGCAGATGCGCGGCGAGCCGGTGACGACGGCGAGCGATGTCCACGCGCTTGGCGCCGTCCTGTACGAGATGCTTACCGGCGGCCGGCCCTACCCGAACCGCAGTTCGGTCTCGACGGAAGAGCCCGGCACGGAGCAGCCGATCCGCCGGCCGAGTGGCGCGGTGGCCGCGGACACGGATGCGGAGAGCGTCGCCGCGGCGCGCGGCACGCATCCGATGCAGCTCAGGCGGACGCTGAAGGGCGACCTGGACACGATCATCCTCAAGGCGCTGGAACCGGATCCAGGCCTCCGATATCAATCGGCTCGGGAGCTCATCGAGGACCTGGATCGCTTCCGTGAGGGGCTGCCGGTAACTGCGCGAACTGCGGGGCCCACCTACCGTGCCGGCAAGTTCGTGCGCCGGCACCGGCTCGGACTGGCCGCGGCGGCGGTCGTCGTTCTCTCGCTCGTGTCCGGCCTTGGTGCCGCCCTTTGGCAGGCGCAACGTGCGGATGCGGAGCGTGCGCGGGCGGAGCGCGAGCGTGCGGTCGCGGAGGAACAGCGCGACGCGGCCGAGGAGGTGGCTGCATTCCTCGAGGGCATGTTTGCCGCCGCCAACCCGTTCTCGATTCAGCCCGGACGACTCGACACAATGCGGATCGGCACCCTGCTCGACCGTGGTGCGAGCCGCATCGGTACCGAGTTCACCGATCGGCCGCTGATCCGCGCACGGATGCAGGGCGTTCTCGGACGGGCGTATCGCAGTCTGGGGATGTACGATCAGGCGGAGCCGCTGCTCACTCAGTCGCTCGAAACGTACCGCACCGTGTCCGGGACGGGACCGGACGCGGCCAATGCGATGAACGCTCTCGGCAACCTCTACCTCGACCTGGAGCGCGCGGCCGAAGCAGAGAACCTGCATCGTGAAGCGCTGAGCATGAGGCGCCAGCTGCTGGGATCGGACCACATCGATGTGGCGCAGAGTCTGAACAACCTCGCAGCCGCATTGCAGAACGCAGGCAGGCTGGACGACGCGGAGCCCCTGTATGACGAGCTGCTGGCGCTTCATCGCCGCCTCGATCCGCCGGACTCCGCTGCGTTCGCCGATGTCCTCAACACGCGAATGGCGCTCGCGTACCGTAAGGACGACTTCGATACCGCGCTCCCGCTCGCACGCGAGATCCTCGACATCAACCGCGCGCTCTTCGGCACCGAACACCCGCGCGTCACCCAGAGCATGAACAACCTCGGTCAGCTGCTGTCACGCACGGGGGATCTGGAAGGGGCGGAAGCGCTCATGCGCGAGTCGCTGGAGATGAACCGGACCATGCTCGGCGGCACGCATCCGAACATCGCGGCCGGCGCCGCCAACCTGGCCGGTGTGCTGTTCCGGCTCGACCGCGCCGAGGAAGCGGAGCCACTGTACCTGGAAGCGATCGCGATGAACCGGCAGGTTCTCGGCGACCGGCACCCGGGCCTCGCCGTGTCGCTCACCAGTTACGCCGACCTTCTGATCGCGCGCGGTGAGCTCGAAGAGGCGGAGCGGCTGCAGCGCGAAGCGCTCGCTATCAATCGCGCGGCCTTCGGCGCCACGCATATCACCGTCGGGATCGTCACTGCGCGACTTGCCGAGAACCTCTGCCTGCAGGGCCGCACGGCTGCGGGACAGGGACTCTTCCGCGACGCGCTCGCCAGTCTGCGGGCCAGTGTGCCGGAGACACATTCCGCCGTACGAAGTGCGCAGGAGGCCATGGGCCGCTGTGCGCTGGAGTCGCTTCCATGA
- a CDS encoding sigma-70 family RNA polymerase sigma factor, with amino-acid sequence MPADQLTLHLLSAARAGDRDAFDQVYSRVYAELHQIARQRLRRNRPGETLNTTALVHEAYLRLADHEGAGASDRGHFLALASRAMRFILVDHARARSVQKRGGGQEDVSLDRVQIAVDTPVADLLALNDAMERLRRLSERQCQLVEYRFFGGLSYEEIADVMGVSVRTVKRDWTRARTWLYTYMQATP; translated from the coding sequence ATGCCTGCTGACCAGCTGACGCTGCACCTTCTCTCCGCCGCGCGCGCCGGGGATCGCGATGCGTTCGACCAGGTCTATTCCCGGGTCTATGCGGAGCTGCACCAGATCGCGCGGCAGCGGCTCCGGCGGAACCGGCCGGGCGAAACGCTGAACACGACGGCGCTGGTCCATGAGGCGTACCTCAGGCTGGCCGATCACGAGGGGGCGGGCGCCAGCGACCGTGGGCATTTCCTTGCGCTGGCGTCGCGCGCCATGCGCTTCATCCTGGTCGATCATGCGCGCGCGCGCAGCGTGCAGAAGCGAGGTGGTGGCCAGGAGGACGTGTCGCTCGACCGCGTTCAGATAGCGGTGGACACGCCCGTGGCGGACCTGCTGGCGCTCAATGATGCCATGGAGCGCCTGCGCCGGCTGAGCGAGCGCCAGTGTCAGCTGGTGGAGTATCGGTTCTTCGGCGGGCTCAGTTACGAAGAGATCGCGGATGTGATGGGCGTATCGGTGCGCACCGTGAAGCGCGACTGGACGCGCGCACGGACATGGCTCTACACCTACATGCAGGCGACCCCATGA